The proteins below are encoded in one region of Haloterrigena turkmenica DSM 5511:
- a CDS encoding AMP-binding protein, translating into MATYEDYDSFELTWEDQEDWLLPKVLEHQAEQRGDETFLQWETTDRTVSFAETNRIVNRLAHGLRDHGIEKGDHVLLMLPNSPEYLFLWFALSKIGAVEVPVNTSYKRDTLTHVANLTEAEFGVFHEDFVSRIDEVESELTHLESVAVLGDDSASAPSDSGLEFMPYEELESEDEANPDTDLAYHDVASIIMTSGTTGPSKAIQKTYAHQYFFSEQCVNLVQLTEDDVYMTGNPLFHSNAQVLVVFPALIAGAKVCLFEKFSASNWVDRLHETGATVCNFLGSMMDFVYQQPEREIDDRNELRCLFAAPTAYGIQEEFEERYGIEYTAEVIGTTETCMPVMSPYGVDRPEGAAGLLLSEYFDVQLVDPETDQPVEDGQMGEYAIRPKIPWIMTPGYYGMPEKTEEAMRNCWFHTGDGLRRDEDGWFSFVDRIGDTLRRRGENISTYEVEQPILEHPAVEECAVVGESAAEEGGEDEVKAFVVFKEGRSATPKELTEWCNDRMPYFMIPRFLEFVDELPKTSNEKIQKEKLRDRGNSEATWDRTESEVMISKD; encoded by the coding sequence ATGGCAACCTACGAGGATTACGATAGCTTCGAGCTCACGTGGGAGGACCAGGAAGACTGGCTCCTCCCGAAAGTGCTGGAGCACCAGGCCGAGCAGCGGGGCGACGAAACGTTCCTTCAGTGGGAGACGACGGACCGAACGGTGAGCTTCGCCGAGACGAACCGCATCGTCAACCGACTCGCACACGGGCTCAGAGACCACGGGATCGAGAAGGGGGATCACGTCCTCCTCATGTTGCCGAACTCGCCGGAGTACCTCTTCCTCTGGTTCGCCCTCAGCAAGATCGGCGCGGTGGAGGTTCCGGTGAACACGAGTTACAAGCGCGACACGCTCACGCACGTCGCGAACCTGACCGAGGCCGAGTTCGGCGTCTTCCACGAGGACTTCGTCTCCCGAATCGACGAGGTGGAATCGGAGCTGACCCACCTCGAGTCCGTCGCCGTCCTGGGCGACGATTCCGCGAGCGCGCCGTCCGATTCCGGCCTCGAGTTCATGCCCTACGAGGAACTCGAATCCGAAGATGAGGCGAACCCCGACACGGACCTCGCGTACCACGACGTCGCGTCGATCATCATGACGTCGGGGACCACGGGGCCGTCGAAGGCGATCCAGAAGACCTACGCCCACCAGTATTTCTTCTCGGAGCAGTGCGTGAACCTCGTCCAGCTCACCGAGGACGACGTCTACATGACAGGGAACCCGCTGTTTCACAGTAACGCGCAGGTGTTGGTGGTGTTCCCGGCGCTGATCGCGGGGGCGAAGGTGTGCCTGTTCGAGAAGTTCAGCGCGTCGAACTGGGTCGATCGCCTGCACGAAACCGGAGCGACGGTCTGTAACTTCCTCGGGTCGATGATGGACTTCGTCTACCAGCAGCCCGAGCGGGAGATCGACGATCGGAACGAGTTGCGGTGTCTGTTCGCCGCGCCCACCGCGTACGGCATTCAGGAGGAGTTCGAAGAGCGCTACGGGATCGAGTACACCGCGGAGGTGATCGGGACGACGGAGACCTGCATGCCCGTGATGTCGCCGTACGGCGTCGACCGCCCCGAAGGCGCCGCCGGGTTGTTGCTGTCTGAGTACTTCGACGTCCAGTTGGTCGATCCCGAGACGGATCAGCCGGTCGAAGACGGACAGATGGGCGAGTACGCCATCCGGCCGAAAATTCCGTGGATCATGACGCCCGGCTACTACGGCATGCCGGAGAAGACCGAGGAGGCGATGCGGAACTGCTGGTTCCACACGGGCGACGGGCTGCGCCGGGACGAGGACGGGTGGTTCTCCTTCGTCGATCGCATCGGCGACACCCTCCGCCGGCGCGGCGAGAACATCTCCACGTACGAAGTCGAGCAACCGATCCTCGAGCACCCGGCCGTCGAGGAGTGCGCCGTCGTCGGCGAATCCGCGGCCGAAGAGGGCGGCGAGGACGAGGTCAAAGCGTTCGTCGTCTTCAAGGAGGGACGCTCCGCGACGCCGAAGGAACTCACCGAGTGGTGCAACGATCGGATGCCGTACTTCATGATCCCGCGATTCCTCGAGTTCGTCGACGAACTCCCGAAGACGTCCAACGAGAAGATCCAGAAGGAGAAGCTCCGCGACCGCGGCAACTCCGAGGCGACGTGGGACCGGACCGAGTCCGAGGTCATGATCTCCAAGGACTGA
- a CDS encoding PaaI family thioesterase, with protein MDEDSSGGEETSVGFTPRGSESEIVDQLNAHVREHEFLAELGFAVETIEDGRLRASVPHDEKYANPGMGGRLHGGIVVSALDSVMGFTLMAALGRTETRKVGPTVNLTTNFVSSADEALDATGEIVRIGSSTAVVDGELRGRDSDRVIATGQGVWRVYDDSER; from the coding sequence ATGGACGAAGACTCGAGCGGCGGCGAAGAGACGTCCGTCGGCTTCACGCCGCGCGGCTCGGAGTCCGAGATCGTCGACCAGTTGAACGCGCACGTGCGGGAGCACGAGTTCCTCGCCGAACTGGGGTTCGCGGTCGAAACCATCGAAGACGGCCGCTTGCGGGCGTCGGTACCGCACGACGAGAAGTACGCCAACCCCGGTATGGGAGGGCGACTCCACGGCGGAATCGTCGTGTCCGCGCTCGACAGCGTGATGGGGTTTACGCTGATGGCGGCGCTCGGCCGCACCGAAACGCGGAAGGTCGGTCCGACGGTCAACCTGACCACTAACTTCGTCTCCTCGGCCGACGAGGCGCTCGACGCCACCGGTGAAATCGTTCGAATCGGCTCCTCGACGGCGGTCGTCGACGGGGAACTGCGCGGTCGGGACTCCGACCGAGTCATCGCGACCGGACAGGGCGTGTGGCGAGTCTACGACGACTCGGAGCGCTAG
- a CDS encoding MaoC family dehydratase yields the protein MNYDDLSEGDSLPTRTIENIRREDTKLMAAILQDPYPPHFDHERCDELDFPGLLHQGPANLSYVLQAVSETLESPADVRSIDVRYQEMVFADQTVHAEAVVEEKRIDGDDGVVTFSVELKTAADDIVMAGTVDATVPRTDEASIE from the coding sequence ATGAACTACGACGACCTCTCGGAGGGGGACTCCCTCCCGACGCGGACGATCGAGAACATCCGACGGGAAGACACGAAACTGATGGCCGCGATCCTGCAGGATCCGTACCCACCGCACTTCGATCACGAGCGCTGCGACGAACTCGACTTCCCCGGCCTGCTCCATCAGGGGCCGGCAAACCTCTCGTACGTGCTTCAGGCGGTCTCCGAGACCCTCGAGTCGCCGGCCGACGTCCGGTCAATCGACGTCCGCTACCAGGAGATGGTGTTCGCGGATCAGACAGTGCACGCGGAGGCGGTCGTCGAGGAGAAGCGGATCGACGGCGACGACGGGGTCGTCACCTTCTCGGTCGAACTGAAAACTGCGGCCGACGATATCGTGATGGCCGGTACCGTCGACGCGACCGTCCCGCGAACCGACGAGGCGTCGATCGAATGA
- a CDS encoding phenylacetate--CoA ligase family protein, whose protein sequence is MTLYDHYPDGTLERVRSQLAHLEETDLYGPIFEEAGLDPDEIDSWKEFRRLPYTTTEELLADVDENPPLGSLHEPGSMISFTPAKDRQLPVFESADDHVRSAEIHETIFERLGIEPGDRAVITLAYHGFGTGYLLHRALEHYGCEVIPAGPGDSEETARIIDKYDADVLWGNPSFALEIAEHGGDALDVFIGGGEPFTSIPGRRESVHDAFGGLDCAIDYFGLRQAWPVSVECAGESGLHVVDDYMLAEIIDPETGEVLPPGERGEVVLTHLDREAGALLRYRTGDLSVIEVEECDHCDATITMPRGVFGRTDERHKVKGVKMYPEGVALVLAGFPDLTMNHRIRVSRSGNTDELTVICEGDADRDALEEELTKQLQIRPDAVELVDELEDGPTVVDDRY, encoded by the coding sequence ATGACGCTATACGATCACTACCCCGACGGAACCCTCGAGCGGGTCCGGTCGCAGCTCGCCCACCTCGAGGAGACCGATCTGTACGGACCGATCTTCGAGGAGGCCGGGCTCGATCCGGACGAGATCGACTCCTGGAAAGAGTTCCGACGGCTTCCGTACACGACGACCGAAGAACTGCTCGCCGACGTCGACGAGAACCCGCCGCTCGGCTCGTTACACGAGCCGGGATCGATGATCTCGTTCACGCCCGCGAAGGATCGCCAACTGCCGGTGTTCGAATCCGCCGACGATCACGTCCGGTCCGCCGAAATCCACGAGACGATCTTCGAGCGGTTGGGAATCGAACCCGGAGACAGAGCGGTCATCACGCTCGCGTACCACGGGTTCGGAACCGGCTACCTGCTCCACCGCGCGCTCGAGCACTACGGCTGCGAAGTGATTCCGGCCGGACCGGGCGACTCCGAGGAGACCGCTCGAATCATCGACAAGTACGACGCCGACGTCCTCTGGGGGAATCCGAGCTTCGCGCTCGAGATCGCCGAACACGGCGGCGACGCGCTCGACGTCTTCATCGGCGGCGGGGAGCCGTTCACCAGCATCCCCGGTCGCCGCGAGTCGGTCCACGACGCGTTCGGCGGGCTCGACTGCGCGATCGACTACTTCGGCCTCCGACAGGCGTGGCCGGTCTCGGTCGAGTGCGCCGGCGAATCGGGCCTCCACGTCGTCGACGACTACATGCTCGCGGAAATCATCGACCCGGAAACCGGCGAGGTGCTCCCGCCTGGCGAGCGCGGCGAGGTCGTGCTGACGCATCTCGACCGCGAGGCCGGCGCGCTCCTCCGGTACCGAACCGGCGATCTCAGCGTGATCGAAGTCGAGGAGTGCGACCACTGTGACGCGACGATCACGATGCCCCGCGGCGTCTTCGGCCGGACCGACGAGCGCCACAAGGTGAAAGGGGTGAAGATGTACCCCGAAGGCGTCGCGCTCGTTCTCGCCGGATTCCCCGACCTGACGATGAACCACCGAATCCGGGTGAGTCGATCGGGCAACACCGACGAACTGACCGTCATTTGCGAGGGAGACGCCGACAGAGACGCCCTGGAAGAGGAGCTGACGAAACAACTGCAGATCCGGCCGGACGCCGTCGAACTCGTCGACGAACTCGAGGACGGACCGACCGTCGTCGACGATCGATACTAA
- a CDS encoding acyl-CoA dehydrogenase family protein: MEYELSEEHELMKNAVTDIASQYGNDYWQDVHAKHRVPEEIFEDLADGGWFGIPLPEEYGGHDLGLLDTVIVMEALCEEHCWETTFRFTMSTVFGGISLVEHGNEEQKERYLPSIADGGDVWALGMTEPDAGLNSARISTAAEKDGDEYVINGRKQWISGMEFADHLLLMTRTTPYEEAESRFEGLTMFIVDPEADGIEYSEIPLDMYYTEPTYDLFIDDLRVHEDQVLGEVGAGMYQVFSMLNVERITAALSAWGAGKEALDKGVQYAKDRAVWSEPIGAHQAIQHPLAEAHMKMESARTQLRKAAWQYDNQVGDVGEVSNIANYLACQAAWEACEASMTTHGGMSASQEMGIAACWGVARHQRTGPVSEEMILNHIGQNVLGLPRSYSS, encoded by the coding sequence ATGGAGTACGAGCTATCCGAAGAGCACGAACTGATGAAGAACGCGGTGACGGACATCGCCTCGCAGTACGGGAACGACTACTGGCAGGACGTCCACGCGAAACACCGCGTTCCCGAGGAGATCTTCGAAGACCTCGCCGATGGCGGCTGGTTCGGCATTCCGCTTCCCGAAGAGTACGGCGGCCACGACCTCGGACTCCTCGATACGGTCATCGTCATGGAAGCGCTCTGTGAAGAACACTGCTGGGAGACGACCTTCCGGTTCACGATGAGCACCGTGTTCGGCGGCATTTCGCTGGTCGAGCACGGGAACGAGGAACAGAAGGAGCGGTATCTCCCCTCGATCGCCGACGGCGGGGACGTCTGGGCGCTCGGCATGACCGAACCCGACGCGGGGCTGAACTCCGCGCGCATCTCGACTGCCGCCGAGAAGGACGGCGACGAGTACGTTATCAACGGCCGGAAGCAGTGGATCTCGGGCATGGAGTTCGCCGACCACCTCCTGTTGATGACCCGGACGACGCCCTACGAGGAGGCCGAGTCCCGATTCGAAGGACTGACGATGTTCATCGTCGATCCGGAGGCCGACGGAATCGAGTACAGCGAGATCCCGCTCGACATGTACTACACGGAGCCGACGTACGACCTCTTCATCGACGATCTGCGCGTCCACGAGGATCAAGTCCTCGGCGAGGTCGGCGCCGGAATGTACCAGGTGTTCAGCATGCTGAACGTCGAGCGGATCACCGCGGCGCTCTCCGCGTGGGGAGCGGGCAAAGAAGCGCTGGATAAGGGCGTGCAGTACGCGAAGGACCGCGCCGTCTGGTCGGAGCCGATCGGCGCCCATCAGGCGATACAGCACCCGCTGGCGGAAGCGCACATGAAAATGGAGTCGGCGCGAACGCAGCTTCGGAAAGCCGCCTGGCAGTATGACAATCAGGTCGGTGACGTCGGCGAGGTGTCGAACATCGCTAACTACCTCGCGTGTCAGGCCGCGTGGGAGGCCTGCGAGGCGTCGATGACGACCCACGGCGGGATGTCGGCCAGCCAGGAGATGGGGATCGCCGCCTGCTGGGGCGTCGCCCGCCACCAGCGGACCGGTCCGGTCTCGGAGGAGATGATCCTGAACCACATCGGGCAGAACGTGCTCGGCCTCCCCCGATCGTACAGTTCCTGA
- a CDS encoding 3-hydroxyacyl-CoA dehydrogenase/enoyl-CoA hydratase family protein, with product MAPRTIDTVTVLGAGSMGHGIAEVAAIAGYDVRLRDIEEDLVRDGYDQIEWSLEKLAEGGHLGDQTVERVLERVVPVVEMDRAVEDTDLVIEAVPERMEIKEAVYGELEEHAPDDAIFASNTSSLSITDLASNTTRPAKFCGLHFFNPPVRMELVEVVSGAETDEETLDAAVEFVRSIEKTPILVSKDSPGFIVNRILVPLLNEAAWLVDDGTATIETVDSSAKFDLGLPMGAFELADQIGVDVILDVVEHLHATLGDPYEPSPLLVEQVDSGAFGKKTGEGFYEYEDGGAEIPPDSGDEAVERRLVAVMANEAAKLIENDVADAETIDEAVTLGGGFPTGPCRLADEYDLAELESTLESAREGAGHPRYEPTSYLRERAVEGGFLDDDDGFETIRVDHPAEDVGRISIDRPNRMNTITPTVLAELETAVDSLVEEGARSLLIDGEGDRAFSAGAEVQSVVDESDPVASIEVSKRGQRVFGKLESCDVPVVAAIDGFCLGGGMELATCADLRIASERSTFGQPEHDLGLLPGWGGTQRLSHLLGESRAKEIIFTADNYDAETMERYGFVNELVGSDELDDRAIERAESLAGGPSIAQRFTKRAMAAGRRDIDAGLEIEAQAFGHLMTTDDLTEGIAAFRNDRDPEFTGK from the coding sequence ATGGCACCTAGAACCATCGATACGGTGACCGTGTTAGGCGCAGGTAGCATGGGTCACGGTATCGCGGAGGTCGCGGCGATCGCAGGGTACGACGTCCGGCTTCGCGACATCGAGGAGGACCTCGTTCGGGACGGCTACGACCAGATCGAGTGGAGCCTCGAGAAGTTGGCCGAGGGCGGTCACCTCGGGGACCAGACCGTCGAGAGGGTTCTCGAGCGGGTCGTCCCGGTCGTCGAGATGGATCGCGCGGTCGAGGACACCGACCTGGTCATCGAGGCCGTCCCGGAACGAATGGAGATTAAGGAGGCGGTGTACGGCGAACTCGAGGAACACGCGCCGGACGACGCGATCTTCGCGTCGAACACGTCCAGCCTCTCGATTACGGACCTGGCGTCGAACACGACCCGGCCCGCGAAATTTTGCGGGTTACACTTCTTCAACCCGCCGGTCAGGATGGAACTCGTGGAGGTCGTCTCGGGGGCGGAGACGGACGAGGAGACCCTCGACGCGGCGGTCGAGTTCGTTCGCTCGATTGAGAAGACGCCGATCTTAGTCTCGAAGGACTCGCCGGGGTTCATCGTTAACCGGATCCTCGTCCCGCTGCTGAACGAGGCCGCCTGGCTCGTCGACGACGGGACCGCGACGATCGAAACGGTCGACTCGAGCGCGAAGTTCGATCTCGGGCTCCCGATGGGCGCGTTCGAACTCGCCGACCAGATCGGGGTCGACGTCATCCTCGACGTCGTCGAGCACCTCCACGCGACGCTCGGCGACCCGTACGAACCGAGTCCGCTGCTCGTCGAGCAGGTCGACTCCGGCGCGTTCGGGAAGAAAACCGGCGAGGGATTCTACGAGTACGAGGACGGCGGGGCAGAGATCCCGCCGGACAGCGGCGACGAGGCGGTCGAACGGCGGCTGGTCGCCGTGATGGCGAACGAGGCGGCGAAACTGATCGAAAACGACGTCGCCGACGCGGAAACGATCGACGAAGCGGTCACGCTGGGCGGCGGCTTCCCGACTGGCCCGTGTCGGCTCGCGGACGAGTACGACCTCGCCGAACTCGAGTCGACCCTTGAGTCCGCGCGCGAGGGCGCCGGTCACCCGCGGTACGAGCCGACGTCGTACCTCCGCGAGCGGGCCGTCGAAGGCGGTTTTCTCGATGACGACGACGGATTCGAGACGATTCGCGTCGACCACCCCGCCGAAGACGTCGGTCGGATCAGCATCGATCGACCGAATCGGATGAACACGATCACGCCGACCGTCCTCGCGGAACTCGAGACCGCCGTCGACTCGCTCGTCGAGGAGGGCGCGAGATCGCTGCTGATCGACGGCGAGGGCGACCGCGCGTTCTCGGCTGGGGCGGAGGTCCAGTCCGTCGTCGATGAGAGCGATCCGGTCGCGTCGATCGAGGTCTCGAAGCGAGGGCAACGCGTCTTCGGTAAACTCGAGTCCTGCGACGTACCGGTCGTCGCCGCGATCGACGGCTTCTGCCTTGGCGGCGGCATGGAGCTGGCGACATGCGCCGATCTCCGGATCGCGAGCGAGCGCTCGACGTTCGGCCAACCGGAGCACGACCTCGGGCTACTCCCCGGCTGGGGCGGAACCCAGCGGCTCTCCCACCTGCTCGGGGAGAGCCGAGCGAAGGAGATCATCTTCACCGCCGACAACTACGACGCCGAAACCATGGAGCGGTACGGCTTCGTCAACGAACTCGTCGGCAGCGACGAGCTCGATGACCGGGCGATCGAGCGCGCGGAATCGCTGGCGGGGGGGCCGTCGATCGCCCAGCGGTTCACCAAGCGGGCAATGGCCGCCGGCCGTCGCGACATCGACGCCGGGCTCGAGATCGAAGCGCAGGCGTTCGGACACCTCATGACGACCGACGATCTCACGGAGGGAATTGCGGCGTTCAGAAACGATCGCGATCCCGAATTCACGGGGAAGTAA
- a CDS encoding MBL fold metallo-hydrolase, giving the protein MNETAFERIEIPTPFHIGSMNCYAFLGADITLVDPGPATDEAYDTLRSRLEAEGYGLDDIDRILVTHPHMDHFGLASRLKAVSDAELLAHEDAVDQLADPDGYLAREQAFFEPFLASMGMPEQVAGTTVELPEPYATFREPVTVDETFTEGERVDVGDELEIVHTPGHSPGSACFVDPVDGTAFTGDHVLAEISPNPLLTLEPGTSEQRTRSLPTYLESLRRLRKLDIDVGVGYAGHRGTIPDVVERAVEIVDHHHDRKEAFADVLEADGPMTAYQLMRDRFPDLPATEMFPGMCEVIGHLDLLEDEGRVEITETDGVRRYELA; this is encoded by the coding sequence ATGAACGAAACCGCGTTCGAACGGATCGAGATCCCGACGCCGTTTCACATCGGGTCGATGAACTGCTACGCCTTCCTCGGAGCGGACATCACGCTCGTCGATCCCGGACCCGCGACCGACGAGGCGTACGACACGCTCCGTTCCCGCCTCGAGGCGGAGGGGTACGGACTCGACGACATCGACCGCATACTCGTCACGCATCCGCACATGGATCACTTCGGTCTCGCGAGCCGACTCAAGGCCGTTTCGGACGCGGAACTCCTCGCACACGAGGACGCGGTCGACCAGCTCGCGGATCCGGACGGCTACCTCGCTCGGGAGCAGGCGTTCTTCGAGCCGTTCCTCGCGTCAATGGGAATGCCGGAGCAGGTCGCCGGGACGACGGTCGAGCTCCCCGAACCGTACGCCACGTTTCGCGAGCCGGTGACGGTCGACGAGACCTTCACCGAAGGCGAGCGCGTCGACGTCGGCGACGAGCTGGAGATCGTTCACACGCCCGGCCACTCGCCCGGATCGGCGTGTTTCGTCGACCCGGTCGACGGAACCGCGTTCACGGGCGATCACGTCCTCGCCGAAATATCGCCGAACCCGCTGCTCACTCTCGAGCCCGGAACATCGGAGCAACGGACGCGGAGCCTGCCCACGTACCTCGAATCGCTGCGGAGACTCCGCAAGCTCGATATCGACGTCGGCGTCGGGTACGCCGGCCACCGCGGGACGATTCCGGACGTCGTCGAACGCGCCGTCGAGATCGTCGACCACCACCACGACCGAAAGGAGGCGTTCGCCGACGTGCTCGAGGCCGACGGCCCGATGACGGCCTACCAGTTGATGCGAGATCGGTTCCCCGATCTCCCAGCGACGGAGATGTTCCCGGGCATGTGCGAAGTGATCGGTCACCTCGACCTGCTGGAGGACGAAGGGAGAGTCGAAATCACCGAGACCGACGGCGTCCGCCGCTACGAACTGGCCTGA
- a CDS encoding MaoC family dehydratase encodes MEVQQLNGQELPTGEISVERWKAFLWADATRNDEDAYRYEERAAELGEDGQLVPPTLCQHVAFEATGGIEATLGQVSDDWKSGAALGQLRVEFHAPMHVDEPYRVTGEIANIEQKDGSQGKLTIITYAYEVTTTDDEPVYDLEADLILMDT; translated from the coding sequence ATGGAAGTACAACAGCTGAACGGTCAGGAACTACCGACCGGAGAGATTTCGGTCGAACGGTGGAAGGCGTTCCTCTGGGCGGACGCGACGAGGAACGACGAGGACGCGTACCGATACGAGGAACGAGCGGCCGAACTCGGGGAAGACGGACAGCTCGTCCCGCCGACGCTCTGCCAACACGTCGCCTTCGAGGCGACGGGCGGGATCGAAGCGACGCTCGGACAGGTCAGCGACGACTGGAAGTCCGGCGCCGCGCTCGGCCAACTGCGCGTCGAGTTCCACGCGCCGATGCATGTCGACGAACCCTACAGGGTGACCGGCGAGATCGCGAACATCGAGCAGAAGGACGGCTCACAGGGAAAGTTGACGATCATCACGTACGCCTACGAGGTGACGACGACCGACGACGAACCGGTGTACGACCTCGAAGCGGACCTCATCCTCATGGACACATGA
- a CDS encoding class I adenylate-forming enzyme family protein: MPTTLTSMEYNFDLGIEDQGSFVDRSRAFNVGDLLRKAARTNSDRVAVSEPSVTRTYAELDDRVNRLSNALLERGYRPNETTIGIISENRSEVVEVMYAGAKLGCLVPALNWRLEREELLHCIDLVEPDVLFVSERFADRRSWVEDGAESDPEFVFFDGTDDAGYESVLEERDASEPLPDQRIDPEQGLVVLYTSGTTGLPKGVVISHRTWIARAFKTITDFGLEKGDSQLAWPPMFHIVSADWIPTVTILGGTYYPVDGFDNEAVVDVLRENGSPIGWLVLLPGVIQRFLEYMDENDVSVDEFRECRNVGALVDLIDPKKVERVTERFDQPYKNSYGATENGNVLSGGNDIPIGVRPTDDELAKEESAYTDCKLIDEDWNEVGVGEKGELATRGPSLCSGYIENPEANEDEFDDGWFRTGDIFIKNEDGTYSFVNRRKYLIKSGGENIYPAEIETTLLTHEKIDDAVVVRVPDEKWGEVPRAVVGTEDPSAVSEDELMTLLRDEIASYKLPHYVDIVRPEDFPRSTTGKIVREEIEDWDVSSEERVREV; this comes from the coding sequence ATGCCAACAACCCTCACGTCGATGGAGTACAACTTCGATCTCGGTATCGAGGATCAGGGCTCGTTTGTCGATCGGTCGCGAGCGTTCAACGTCGGCGACCTCCTCCGCAAGGCGGCTCGGACGAACAGCGACCGCGTCGCGGTCAGCGAACCCAGCGTGACGCGGACGTACGCCGAACTCGACGACAGGGTGAATCGACTCTCGAACGCGCTCCTCGAGCGAGGCTACCGACCGAACGAGACGACGATCGGAATCATCTCGGAGAACCGGTCGGAGGTCGTCGAGGTGATGTACGCGGGGGCGAAGCTCGGCTGTCTCGTCCCGGCGCTCAACTGGCGTCTCGAGCGGGAGGAACTGCTGCACTGTATCGACCTCGTGGAGCCGGACGTGCTGTTCGTCTCGGAGCGGTTCGCCGATCGCCGTTCGTGGGTCGAGGACGGCGCCGAGTCGGATCCGGAGTTCGTCTTCTTCGACGGGACCGACGACGCGGGCTACGAGTCGGTCCTCGAGGAACGGGACGCGTCGGAACCGCTTCCGGACCAGCGCATCGATCCCGAACAGGGGCTGGTCGTCCTCTACACGTCGGGCACGACCGGCCTCCCGAAGGGCGTCGTCATCAGCCACCGCACGTGGATCGCTCGCGCGTTCAAGACGATCACGGACTTCGGGCTCGAGAAGGGGGACTCGCAGCTGGCGTGGCCGCCCATGTTCCATATCGTCTCGGCAGACTGGATCCCGACGGTGACGATCCTCGGGGGGACGTATTACCCGGTCGACGGCTTCGACAACGAGGCCGTCGTCGACGTGCTCCGCGAAAACGGCTCGCCAATCGGCTGGCTCGTCCTGCTGCCGGGCGTCATCCAGCGGTTCCTCGAGTACATGGACGAGAACGACGTCAGCGTCGACGAGTTCCGGGAGTGTCGCAACGTCGGCGCGCTCGTCGACCTGATCGATCCGAAGAAAGTAGAGCGGGTGACCGAGCGGTTCGACCAGCCGTACAAGAACTCCTACGGCGCGACCGAGAACGGGAACGTGCTCAGCGGCGGCAACGACATCCCCATCGGTGTCCGCCCGACCGACGACGAACTGGCCAAGGAGGAGTCGGCGTACACCGACTGCAAGCTGATCGACGAGGACTGGAACGAGGTGGGGGTCGGCGAGAAGGGCGAACTCGCGACGCGAGGCCCGTCGCTCTGTAGCGGCTACATCGAGAACCCCGAGGCGAACGAGGACGAGTTCGACGACGGCTGGTTCAGGACGGGTGATATTTTCATCAAAAACGAGGACGGGACCTACAGCTTCGTCAACCGGCGCAAATACCTCATCAAGAGCGGTGGCGAGAACATCTATCCGGCGGAGATCGAGACCACGCTGCTCACTCACGAGAAGATCGACGACGCGGTAGTCGTACGCGTTCCGGACGAGAAGTGGGGAGAGGTGCCGCGAGCGGTCGTCGGAACGGAGGACCCCTCGGCCGTCTCCGAGGACGAACTCATGACGCTGCTTCGGGACGAGATCGCGAGCTACAAGCTCCCCCACTACGTGGATATCGTCCGTCCCGAGGACTTCCCGCGGAGCACGACCGGGAAGATCGTTCGCGAGGAGATCGAGGACTGGGACGTCTCGAGCGAGGAGCGCGTTCGAGAGGTTTGA